A region from the Acidobacteriota bacterium genome encodes:
- a CDS encoding UDP-glucose/GDP-mannose dehydrogenase family protein — MHITVVGTGYVGLVTGAALADFGLNVSCVDSDARKIETLSSGTVPIYETGLEELVNRNLRNGRLTFTTDLEEAVRVSLTVFIAVGTPDLPDGRPDLSQVDSVVDALAECMDDYRVVVTKSTVPVGTARRIQRLLTEKQGDPVKFDVVSNPEFLREGSAVEDFMRPNRVVIGADSDKAVAIVKEIYRPLTLNETPFVITSLETAELIKYACNAFLATKVSFINEMANLCEKVGADVHQVARAMGLDNRIGPKFLHPGPGFGGSCFPKDLVALARTGRQLDAPQRLAEAVIEINRRQRERVVSRIKGELGSLERKRIGVLGLAFKPNTDDIRGAPAIDICRRLLGAGARIQAYDPAAMPNSRGVLDDENVVFCPDAYAAAAGVDALWIATEWNEFRNINLARIKSVMQAPVLFDSRNVFDPEKVRALGFRYFGTGRPGPLP; from the coding sequence ATGCACATCACGGTAGTGGGTACAGGTTACGTGGGATTGGTGACGGGAGCGGCGCTGGCCGATTTCGGACTGAACGTGAGCTGTGTCGACAGCGACGCGCGGAAGATCGAAACGCTATCTTCCGGAACGGTGCCGATTTACGAGACCGGCCTGGAAGAGCTGGTCAATCGCAATCTGAGGAACGGGCGGCTGACCTTTACGACCGATCTGGAGGAGGCTGTGCGTGTTTCCCTGACGGTATTCATCGCCGTGGGGACCCCGGACCTGCCGGACGGCAGGCCCGACCTGAGCCAGGTCGATTCGGTGGTGGACGCCCTGGCCGAGTGCATGGACGACTACAGGGTCGTCGTCACCAAGAGCACGGTGCCGGTGGGGACGGCCAGACGAATTCAAAGGCTGTTGACGGAAAAGCAGGGGGATCCGGTCAAGTTCGACGTGGTTTCCAATCCCGAGTTTCTGAGGGAGGGTTCCGCGGTGGAAGACTTCATGCGGCCCAATCGGGTGGTGATCGGGGCGGATAGTGACAAGGCAGTCGCTATTGTCAAGGAGATCTACCGCCCCCTCACCCTGAATGAGACTCCCTTCGTCATTACCAGCCTGGAAACGGCCGAGCTCATCAAGTATGCCTGCAACGCCTTTCTGGCGACCAAGGTCTCCTTTATCAACGAGATGGCCAACCTGTGCGAGAAAGTCGGAGCCGACGTCCATCAGGTGGCCCGGGCCATGGGGCTGGACAATCGGATCGGCCCCAAGTTCCTGCACCCGGGTCCCGGCTTCGGGGGCTCCTGCTTTCCCAAGGACCTGGTGGCGTTGGCCAGGACCGGCCGGCAACTGGACGCGCCTCAGAGGCTGGCGGAAGCCGTGATTGAAATCAATCGACGGCAAAGGGAGAGGGTCGTCAGCAGGATCAAGGGCGAGCTGGGCAGTTTGGAGCGCAAGAGAATCGGCGTTCTGGGGCTGGCTTTCAAGCCCAACACCGACGACATTCGGGGAGCGCCGGCCATTGACATCTGCCGGAGGCTTCTGGGTGCAGGAGCCCGGATTCAGGCCTACGATCCCGCGGCCATGCCGAACAGCCGGGGTGTCCTCGATGACGAGAACGTGGTTTTCTGCCCGGATGCCTATGCCGCGGCGGCCGGAGTGGATGCCCTCTGGATCGCTACCGAGTGGAACGAGTTCCGGAACATCAACCTGGCCCGGATCAAATCGGTGATGCAGGCGCCTGTCCTCTTCGATTCCCGCAACGTGTTCGATCCCGAGAAGGTGCGTGCCCTGGGATTTCGCTACTTCGGCACGGGACGCCCCGGTCCGCTCCCCTGA
- a CDS encoding DUF1552 domain-containing protein encodes MNSLESLQRRRGAGFTRRTLLRGLGVSLALPWLESIPAWAGVSPQPRSGMEAPLRFACLFAGNGFYEGEWWARTEGRSMKFGKVLEPLAPWQHKLNFVRGLYNAEALKGNIHSSQTGNLLSGALLAPGGKIRSGTSIDQVLAQRLGTGTKVPSLVLGCEKSIASVHKNYSMLYSSHISWSSPTTPTPLEIYPALAFDRLFRDGGAEAGDASVLDAVLEEATDLRRRISTLDRYKFDEYLNSVREVERRIEQAGKDRMLQGWRPTLEKPNRPRPSDGLPQDIHEHMRLMCDILVLAFQTDSTRFCTLKLNNDLSQLRFPHLGIDHTIHHMLSHGDSDDWLKVNHYFVEQVAYLAGRLDEIREGERTLLDNSAILFCSSMLTGNHDASQLPVVLLGRAGGRIETGRVLDYLDGSNRRMSSLYLSLASKFGVKLERFGDSDEPLRNI; translated from the coding sequence ATGAATTCCCTTGAATCGCTTCAACGGAGGCGGGGCGCCGGCTTCACCCGGCGCACCCTGTTGCGCGGCCTGGGCGTGAGCCTGGCGCTGCCCTGGCTCGAGTCCATTCCGGCCTGGGCCGGTGTCTCCCCCCAGCCTCGCTCAGGCATGGAGGCGCCGCTCCGTTTCGCCTGCCTTTTTGCCGGCAACGGCTTCTATGAAGGGGAATGGTGGGCCCGGACCGAGGGGCGATCCATGAAGTTCGGCAAGGTGCTGGAGCCGCTGGCGCCCTGGCAGCACAAGTTGAACTTCGTGCGGGGACTCTACAACGCCGAAGCCCTGAAGGGGAACATCCACAGCTCACAGACCGGCAATCTCCTCTCCGGAGCGCTGCTGGCGCCCGGCGGAAAGATTCGTTCCGGCACCAGCATCGACCAGGTGCTGGCCCAGCGCCTGGGGACCGGGACCAAGGTGCCCAGTCTGGTTCTGGGATGCGAAAAGTCGATCGCCAGCGTCCACAAGAACTACTCCATGCTCTACAGTTCCCACATCTCCTGGAGCTCTCCCACCACGCCCACACCGCTGGAGATCTACCCGGCCCTGGCCTTTGACCGCCTCTTCCGGGATGGTGGCGCCGAAGCCGGCGATGCCAGCGTGCTGGATGCCGTCCTGGAGGAGGCGACGGACCTCCGGCGGCGCATCAGCACCCTGGACCGGTACAAGTTCGATGAGTACCTCAACTCGGTCCGCGAGGTGGAACGGCGAATCGAGCAGGCGGGGAAGGACCGCATGCTGCAGGGCTGGAGACCGACACTGGAGAAGCCGAACCGGCCACGCCCCTCCGACGGATTGCCTCAGGACATCCACGAGCACATGCGCCTGATGTGCGACATCCTGGTGCTGGCCTTCCAGACCGACAGCACCCGTTTCTGCACGCTCAAGCTCAACAACGATCTCTCCCAGCTTCGCTTCCCCCACCTGGGAATCGATCACACCATCCACCACATGCTTTCCCACGGGGATTCCGACGACTGGCTCAAGGTGAACCACTACTTCGTCGAGCAGGTGGCCTACCTGGCCGGGCGATTGGACGAGATCCGGGAGGGGGAGCGGACGCTGCTGGACAATTCAGCCATCCTCTTCTGCTCCAGCATGCTGACCGGAAACCACGATGCCTCCCAGTTACCGGTGGTGCTCCTGGGACGGGCCGGGGGCCGTATCGAGACCGGCCGCGTGCTGGACTACCTCGACGGCTCCAACCGCCGAATGTCCAGCCTCTACCTGTCCCTGGCCTCGAAGTTCGGCGTCAAGCTGGAACGGTTCGGGGATTCCGACGAACCCCTGAGGAATATCTGA
- a CDS encoding DUF1592 domain-containing protein, with protein MLRNGIPAVALLLVAWAPAGAEEEFSRDIRPLIQRYCLSCHSTAQKIGELDLERFSDGAEARRDLQVWTRVIDMVESGQMPPEASLQPSAAERPRILEWARDLLEAEARSRAGDPGRVVLRRLSNAQYQYTLRDLLGVDLDPAREFPIDGAAGEGFTNTGEALVMSPALLGKYLDASKGIVRHAVLLPDGFRFSRHSTRRDWTDEILGRIRSFYGRYTEVRRREWMYGDVPLAIDYGQVPLEEYVRATLELREVGADLDQIAGSRGLSGKYLRNLWRVLNGEVGGDTFLLENVRSLWRSLSPKDSAKLVVEIERWYEPLWRFNSVGHLNHWLEPVTPLVGEQSFSVSLETPEQNGATALYLWTGDAGDGADGDYLVWKRPRFEGKPIPVHGDKPRPSDLPPILLRDLPLVSRTLDTTLKRTFADSRRYLAAAARLVGPGAPPDLEALAAGDGLNPELLRRWTGFLGIGPPKAGLEKPLSQAMHSLQKTAELNGWRTPLSGGAPAPYQDTAYLVANSGDQSWQIPGTVPPKSVVVHPTRQRWVGMGWRSPEELTVGVEARVEDSHLGCGNGIEWILKLRQSGLERILASGSLKNDNRAIRPDQKFRLRRGNEISLLVGSLKHNARCDLTRVDLTVREEAEAARVWDLADNVIDSVLEGNPHGDAFGNPGVWRFFTLQEPPSDRLHAIAPGSALYRWLDTLSSPTPGHRPAEVAGQVATLLDSGPQAAGDHADALLYSRITALDGPFLRGMDLAAAGREVESWSSDRSTDPGPGVSNGLDGIEFGRHPGGQPLDEGSFLVHGPARIRVEVPPRIARAYNFVAEAALDSSWGRAGSVQVHAGLEVPQSMQGLISPVGANDAHPEANANPEPARFPVIVGNDATQGRFREAFDAFRKWFPPALCYTQIVPVDEGITISLFHREDRALSRLILEEGQKRELDRLWHELRYVSRDAFTIADSFEEWWNFGAHYKKFTRESREAPIRRRAEQFREELRSSQSRHLDALLRFAERAYRRPLEAREKAGALNLYISLRDEGQEHDSALRSLLGRVLVSPNFLYRIEQPAAGVEPQPVSSWELASRLSYFLWSSMPDGELSRLADTGSLRDPEVLVGQAGRMLKHARTRALAVEFAAQWLGFREFDHNLGKNERLFPTFAGRRADMYEESVRFFEELFRRDGSVIDILDADYTYLNQELADHYGIPEVSGSEWRRVQGIKRYQRGGVLGMGSMLSKQSGASRTSPVLRGNWIFETLLGNHLPKPPPNVPELPEDERHTQGLTVRQMVERHRSLPGCATCHDRIDPLGLALEGFDAIGRRRIRDLAGRPVDSGVELQPGIEFRDLAGLRTYLLEQRREEFLRNFCRKLLGYALGRSVEVSDEGLLDEVQQSLERADFRFSAAVATIVQSPQFLNQRGRDAGSPDQP; from the coding sequence ATGTTGCGGAACGGCATTCCGGCAGTCGCTCTGCTGCTGGTCGCTTGGGCTCCGGCAGGGGCTGAGGAGGAGTTTTCCCGGGACATCCGGCCGCTGATCCAACGGTATTGCCTGAGCTGCCACTCGACCGCCCAAAAAATCGGTGAACTGGACCTGGAGCGTTTCTCCGATGGAGCGGAGGCGCGCCGGGACCTGCAGGTCTGGACCCGGGTCATCGACATGGTCGAATCCGGCCAGATGCCCCCCGAGGCATCTCTTCAGCCGAGCGCCGCCGAGCGCCCGAGGATTCTCGAATGGGCTCGGGACCTGCTGGAGGCCGAAGCCCGATCCAGAGCGGGAGATCCCGGCCGGGTGGTGCTGCGCCGCCTGAGCAACGCCCAGTATCAATACACCTTGCGGGACCTTCTGGGGGTAGATCTGGATCCGGCCCGAGAGTTTCCCATCGACGGAGCCGCCGGGGAGGGGTTTACCAACACCGGCGAGGCCCTGGTGATGTCGCCCGCCCTGCTGGGAAAGTACCTGGATGCCTCCAAGGGGATCGTCCGGCACGCGGTGCTGCTTCCCGACGGATTTCGGTTTTCCAGGCACAGCACCCGTCGTGACTGGACCGACGAGATCCTGGGGCGAATCCGCTCCTTCTATGGCCGCTACACCGAAGTGCGTCGCCGGGAGTGGATGTACGGGGATGTCCCACTTGCGATCGACTACGGACAGGTTCCCCTCGAAGAGTACGTCCGGGCAACCCTGGAGTTGCGTGAGGTTGGCGCGGATCTGGATCAGATCGCCGGCAGCCGGGGACTGTCGGGGAAATACCTGAGAAATCTATGGAGAGTCCTCAACGGGGAGGTCGGGGGGGACACCTTTCTGTTGGAGAACGTGCGCTCGCTCTGGCGCTCGCTCTCCCCAAAGGACTCCGCGAAGCTGGTGGTGGAGATCGAACGCTGGTACGAGCCCCTGTGGAGGTTCAACAGCGTGGGCCATCTGAACCATTGGCTGGAGCCGGTGACGCCCCTGGTCGGAGAGCAGAGTTTCTCCGTTTCCCTGGAGACCCCTGAGCAGAATGGAGCGACGGCGCTCTACCTGTGGACCGGCGACGCCGGAGACGGGGCCGACGGAGACTACCTGGTGTGGAAGCGTCCCCGCTTCGAGGGCAAACCCATCCCGGTGCACGGCGACAAGCCCCGGCCCAGCGACCTGCCTCCGATCCTGCTGCGGGACCTGCCATTGGTGAGCCGGACTCTGGACACGACCCTGAAAAGAACCTTCGCCGACAGCCGGCGCTATCTTGCGGCAGCGGCGCGGCTGGTGGGGCCGGGCGCCCCGCCGGACCTGGAGGCGCTGGCAGCCGGCGACGGATTGAACCCGGAACTGCTGCGGCGTTGGACCGGCTTTCTGGGAATCGGGCCGCCGAAAGCGGGTCTCGAGAAGCCTCTGTCCCAAGCGATGCATAGCCTTCAGAAAACGGCCGAGCTCAACGGCTGGCGCACACCCTTGTCGGGAGGGGCGCCGGCTCCCTACCAGGACACTGCCTACCTGGTGGCGAACTCGGGGGATCAAAGCTGGCAGATCCCGGGCACGGTTCCTCCCAAGTCGGTGGTGGTGCATCCCACCCGGCAGCGGTGGGTCGGGATGGGCTGGCGTTCCCCGGAGGAACTGACGGTGGGAGTGGAAGCGCGGGTGGAGGATTCCCACTTGGGCTGCGGCAACGGCATCGAATGGATCCTGAAGCTTCGCCAGTCGGGGCTGGAGCGCATCCTGGCCTCGGGGAGCCTGAAAAACGACAACCGCGCCATACGCCCGGACCAGAAGTTCCGGCTGCGCCGCGGGAATGAGATCTCGCTGCTGGTGGGATCCCTGAAGCACAACGCCCGCTGCGATCTGACCCGGGTCGACCTGACCGTTCGGGAAGAAGCCGAGGCCGCCCGCGTGTGGGATCTGGCGGACAACGTCATCGACTCGGTGCTGGAGGGCAACCCGCACGGCGACGCTTTTGGAAACCCGGGCGTCTGGCGCTTTTTCACGCTGCAAGAGCCCCCGAGCGATCGCTTGCATGCCATTGCCCCGGGTTCGGCACTCTACCGCTGGCTGGACACCCTCTCGAGTCCCACACCAGGTCATCGGCCGGCGGAGGTTGCCGGGCAAGTGGCGACACTGCTGGACTCGGGACCGCAGGCCGCCGGAGACCATGCGGACGCCCTTCTCTATTCCCGGATCACGGCTCTGGATGGACCCTTTCTGAGAGGCATGGACCTGGCTGCTGCCGGACGGGAGGTCGAATCCTGGAGCAGCGACCGGTCGACCGACCCCGGGCCGGGCGTCTCCAACGGGCTGGACGGGATCGAGTTCGGCCGGCACCCCGGCGGTCAGCCACTCGATGAGGGCAGTTTCCTGGTGCATGGACCCGCCCGCATCCGGGTGGAGGTGCCCCCGAGGATTGCCCGGGCCTACAACTTCGTAGCCGAGGCGGCCCTGGATTCCAGTTGGGGCCGGGCTGGCAGCGTCCAGGTTCACGCGGGCCTGGAGGTTCCGCAATCGATGCAGGGTCTCATTTCCCCGGTAGGCGCCAACGACGCCCACCCGGAAGCCAATGCCAACCCGGAGCCGGCCAGGTTTCCCGTGATTGTGGGGAACGACGCCACCCAGGGACGGTTCCGGGAGGCCTTTGACGCCTTCCGCAAGTGGTTCCCGCCGGCCCTGTGCTACACGCAGATCGTTCCGGTGGACGAGGGCATCACCATTTCTCTGTTCCACCGGGAAGACAGGGCGCTCAGTCGGCTGATTCTGGAGGAGGGACAGAAGAGAGAGCTCGATCGACTCTGGCACGAGCTGCGCTATGTGAGCCGGGACGCGTTCACCATCGCCGATTCCTTCGAGGAGTGGTGGAACTTCGGAGCCCACTACAAGAAATTCACCCGGGAATCCCGGGAGGCGCCGATTCGCCGGCGGGCGGAGCAGTTTCGGGAAGAGCTGCGGTCGTCGCAGTCCAGGCACCTGGATGCCTTGCTACGCTTTGCCGAGCGCGCCTATCGCCGGCCCCTGGAGGCCCGGGAGAAAGCGGGTGCCCTGAATCTCTACATCTCTCTGAGAGACGAGGGGCAGGAGCATGATTCGGCCCTGCGCAGCCTGTTGGGTCGGGTGCTGGTGTCTCCCAACTTTCTCTACCGCATCGAGCAGCCGGCAGCCGGGGTGGAACCGCAACCGGTGTCCTCTTGGGAGCTGGCCAGCCGGCTCAGCTACTTCCTCTGGTCTTCCATGCCTGACGGAGAGCTGTCTCGACTTGCCGACACCGGCTCTCTCCGGGATCCGGAGGTGCTGGTCGGGCAGGCCGGCAGGATGCTCAAGCATGCCCGCACCCGCGCCCTGGCCGTGGAGTTCGCCGCCCAGTGGCTGGGATTCCGGGAATTCGACCACAACCTGGGCAAGAACGAGCGCCTGTTTCCGACCTTTGCCGGCCGGCGTGCCGATATGTATGAGGAATCGGTCCGGTTCTTCGAGGAGCTCTTTCGCCGCGACGGGTCGGTGATCGATATCCTGGATGCCGACTACACCTACCTCAACCAGGAGTTGGCCGACCACTATGGGATTCCCGAGGTGTCGGGGAGCGAATGGAGGCGGGTGCAAGGGATCAAGCGGTATCAGCGAGGGGGTGTGCTGGGGATGGGCAGCATGCTCAGCAAGCAGTCGGGAGCTTCCAGGACCAGCCCCGTGCTGCGCGGAAACTGGATCTTCGAGACCCTGTTGGGAAATCATCTGCCCAAGCCTCCCCCCAACGTACCCGAGCTTCCCGAGGACGAAAGGCACACCCAGGGCCTGACGGTGCGCCAAATGGTGGAAAGGCATCGCAGCCTGCCCGGATGCGCCACCTGCCACGACCGGATCGATCCGCTGGGGCTGGCCCTGGAGGGTTTCGATGCCATCGGCCGCCGCCGCATCCGAGACCTGGCCGGCCGTCCCGTGGACTCCGGCGTGGAACTGCAGCCGGGCATCGAGTTTCGGGATCTTGCCGGGCTGCGGACCTATCTGCTGGAGCAGCGGAGAGAGGAGTTTCTGCGGAATTTCTGCCGCAAGCTTCTGGGGTATGCGCTGGGGCGCTCGGTGGAGGTGTCGGACGAAGGACTCCTGGACGAGGTGCAGCAGTCCCTGGAGAGAGCGGACTTCCGTTTCTCGGCGGCAGTTGCTACCATTGTGCAGAGCCCGCAGTTTCTAAACCAGCGCGGACGGGATGCGGGGAGTCCCGACCAACCATGA
- a CDS encoding sigma-70 family RNA polymerase sigma factor yields MTGTTAFEAFVRKYQDMVFGTAVRLLGDESEAEDVSQTVFLKAFERFDRLSENPSAGGWLRTVTTNLCLNHLSRFRARWRLFSQRRPGEPDTEPAYEERLVAREAQDADLERSQEHARLERAVRRLPRHQRVPLVLFHFEERSYAEIAQVLGVSLGKIKTDIHRGRETLRKLMVADDETL; encoded by the coding sequence ATGACCGGAACCACCGCATTTGAAGCGTTCGTTCGCAAGTACCAGGACATGGTATTCGGAACCGCGGTCCGGTTGCTGGGAGACGAAAGCGAGGCCGAGGACGTGTCCCAGACCGTGTTCCTGAAGGCTTTTGAGCGGTTCGACCGTCTGAGCGAGAATCCTTCCGCCGGAGGATGGCTCAGAACCGTGACCACCAACCTCTGTCTGAACCACCTGTCCCGCTTCCGGGCCCGCTGGCGCCTGTTCAGTCAGAGGCGACCCGGCGAGCCCGATACGGAACCGGCCTATGAAGAACGCCTGGTGGCGCGGGAGGCACAGGATGCGGACCTGGAGCGGTCCCAGGAGCATGCCCGGCTGGAGAGGGCCGTGCGCCGCCTGCCGCGGCATCAGCGGGTGCCCCTGGTGTTGTTTCATTTCGAGGAGAGAAGCTACGCTGAAATCGCCCAAGTGCTGGGAGTCTCGCTGGGCAAGATCAAGACCGACATACACCGGGGCCGGGAGACCCTCAGGAAATTGATGGTGGCGGATGATGAAACCCTCTGA